In Acinetobacter sp. C32I, one genomic interval encodes:
- a CDS encoding AraC family transcriptional regulator — MLGKTKTAMGQHIYRRVIPETFVQLLYEYLDEKGYSPEELLEEPWPEPDPQGIGGINVEHWNRMLETAAEQLKDPLLGIHLGQTITARHLGVLGSVFLASENLEAAIVRLNQYFRLVFDVVPMVLRRGNNWIDITWDESEYITGALVNVTGYAVLVQFCRTLVRGTVNPVFVHFKHPRPTDISPYEEFFSCPVLFGQSEVAVRYSSEILHFPLKSPDAALISILEQHADRLLAQLPQQYEIVEQVRQLITRALHDGEPDIERISAKLNCSSRTLQRRLTEAGTNFRHELNLVRYELATSYLQDPRLHIMEIAMLLGYSEHSAFTRAFKEWSGITPQQARDK, encoded by the coding sequence ATGTTAGGAAAAACAAAAACTGCTATGGGACAACATATATATCGACGCGTAATACCTGAAACATTTGTCCAATTACTGTATGAGTACCTTGATGAAAAAGGTTACTCACCAGAAGAATTGCTCGAAGAACCTTGGCCTGAACCAGACCCTCAAGGTATTGGTGGCATTAATGTTGAACATTGGAACCGTATGCTGGAAACAGCAGCTGAGCAACTAAAAGATCCATTATTAGGAATACATCTTGGACAAACGATCACTGCACGACATCTAGGAGTGTTGGGTTCTGTATTTTTAGCTAGTGAAAATCTTGAAGCAGCCATAGTACGTCTTAATCAATATTTTCGCTTAGTTTTTGATGTGGTTCCAATGGTTCTACGCAGAGGGAATAATTGGATTGATATTACTTGGGATGAAAGTGAGTACATAACTGGTGCATTAGTTAATGTCACTGGATATGCTGTTTTAGTCCAGTTCTGTCGCACACTCGTTAGAGGTACTGTTAATCCTGTTTTTGTTCATTTCAAACATCCTAGGCCAACTGACATAAGTCCCTACGAGGAGTTTTTTAGTTGTCCTGTTCTCTTTGGTCAAAGTGAAGTAGCTGTAAGGTATAGTAGTGAAATCCTCCATTTTCCGCTGAAAAGCCCTGATGCAGCACTGATTTCAATCCTTGAACAACATGCTGATCGTTTACTTGCTCAATTACCACAACAGTATGAGATCGTAGAACAAGTTCGCCAGCTCATTACTAGGGCATTGCATGACGGAGAACCAGATATTGAGCGAATAAGTGCAAAACTCAATTGTTCTTCACGAACATTACAACGTCGATTGACGGAGGCAGGAACGAACTTCAGACATGAATTAAATTTAGTTCGTTATGAGTTGGCCACGTCGTATTTACAAGACCCTCGTTTACATATCATGGAAATAGCTATGTTGCTCGGTTATTCAGAACACAGTGCTTTTACACGGGCTTTTAAAGAATGGAGTGGGATCACCCCTCAACAAGCTAGAGACAAATAA
- a CDS encoding tyrosine-type recombinase/integrase: MALTDVECKKALPKEKQYRLSDSNGLSLIIDPKGGKYWALRLTVDGQRKSKALGQYPELSLKKAREIALDIKYKFSRVEAVDELKPLFKEVAEDWFENQKETWSTKHISNVQASLDELYIGLANKRINQIQATEILQVIKKIEARGSLEIAKRTLSRCGMVMKYAIAHGYRYDNPASDLVYALKNKKVKNLASLSENEMPEFLRRIKTYPADAQTHHAIILIMLTGVRVSELLQASWDEFDLDERKWDIPAESMKNGLPHRVPLTDMMLDELQALRLTHNQDLLFPHRLNNKGAMRSESILAVIKRSGYAGRMTTHGFRSLFSTVVNESNLFNPDAIERQLAHVPQNRIRSAYNRAQYWDERVKIMEWYGEQVKNWMLKL, translated from the coding sequence ATGGCACTAACTGATGTGGAATGCAAAAAGGCATTACCTAAAGAAAAGCAATATCGATTATCAGATTCTAATGGGTTGTCACTCATCATTGATCCCAAAGGGGGTAAATATTGGGCGCTTCGACTTACGGTTGATGGGCAAAGAAAATCTAAAGCACTAGGGCAGTATCCTGAACTAAGTTTGAAAAAAGCTCGTGAAATTGCTTTAGATATAAAATATAAGTTTTCTCGTGTAGAGGCGGTTGATGAGTTAAAACCACTTTTTAAAGAGGTGGCTGAAGATTGGTTTGAAAATCAAAAAGAAACATGGTCTACAAAGCATATTAGCAATGTCCAAGCATCATTAGATGAATTGTATATTGGACTTGCCAACAAGCGAATTAATCAAATCCAAGCTACTGAAATTTTGCAGGTTATTAAGAAAATAGAGGCAAGAGGTTCGCTTGAGATTGCCAAGCGTACCTTGTCACGTTGTGGTATGGTCATGAAATATGCCATAGCTCATGGCTATAGATACGATAATCCAGCAAGTGATTTGGTTTATGCACTCAAAAATAAAAAAGTGAAGAACTTAGCTTCATTATCAGAAAATGAAATGCCTGAATTCCTTAGACGCATCAAAACTTATCCAGCGGACGCTCAAACTCACCACGCTATTATTCTGATTATGCTTACTGGTGTTCGAGTAAGTGAGTTACTGCAAGCGAGTTGGGACGAATTTGATCTAGATGAGCGTAAATGGGATATCCCTGCTGAGAGTATGAAGAATGGTTTGCCTCATCGTGTACCTTTAACAGACATGATGCTAGATGAACTTCAGGCATTGCGTCTGACACATAATCAGGATCTATTATTTCCGCACCGCCTAAATAACAAGGGAGCTATGCGTAGTGAGTCAATCTTAGCCGTGATTAAACGTTCAGGCTATGCAGGACGAATGACTACACATGGATTTAGATCATTATTTAGTACAGTAGTGAATGAATCGAATTTATTCAATCCTGATGCTATTGAGCGGCAACTTGCCCATGTGCCACAGAACCGTATTCGCTCTGCATATAATCGAGCGCAGTATTGGGACGAACGTGTAAAGATTATGGAGTGGTATGGGGAGCAAGTAAAAAATTGGATGCTAAAATTATAG
- a CDS encoding DHA2 family efflux MFS transporter permease subunit: protein MKTQNPFAELSGGRLLLAAFVIALSNFMVVLDTTIANVSVPHITGNLAVSSSQGTWVITSYAVAEAICVPLTGWLAGRFGTVRVFVFGLIGFTIFSFLCGLATSLEMLVFFRIGQGLCGGPLMPLSQTLLMRIFPPEKHAQAMGLWAMTTVIGPILGPILGGLISDNLSWHWIFFINIPVGIFCVLAAIRLLSVAETKTEKLRIDAIGLGLLVLWIGALQLMLDLGHERDWFNSSSIIMLALIAVVGFIVFMIWELTEKHPVVNLYVFRHRGFAVSVLALAFGFGSFFGSIVLIPQWLQINLGYTATWAGYLTATMGFGSLTMSPIVAKLSTKYDPRALASFGLALLGVVTLMRAFWVTDADFMALAWPQILQGFAVPFFFIPLSNIAMGSVLPQEMASAAGLMNFLRTMAGAIGASIAVTIWDDHAKVARSEMVNNLHPQEVQNTLLQNGFSSDATLATIANLVDKEAITMSANHVFMLLAIVFVFASALIWMSPKPKPVAGGPAPH, encoded by the coding sequence ATGAAAACGCAAAATCCATTTGCAGAATTGAGTGGCGGGCGCTTACTACTTGCCGCGTTTGTGATCGCCCTTTCAAATTTTATGGTGGTACTAGATACCACCATTGCCAACGTATCTGTCCCTCATATCACGGGGAACCTCGCAGTTTCCAGTTCACAGGGGACCTGGGTCATTACCTCTTATGCCGTTGCGGAAGCGATTTGTGTCCCTTTAACAGGGTGGCTTGCGGGGCGCTTTGGTACGGTTCGGGTGTTTGTCTTTGGTCTGATTGGCTTTACCATCTTTTCATTCCTGTGTGGTTTGGCGACATCCTTAGAAATGCTGGTATTTTTCCGTATCGGACAAGGTCTCTGTGGCGGGCCATTGATGCCACTCAGCCAAACACTATTGATGCGGATTTTCCCACCTGAAAAACATGCGCAGGCAATGGGATTGTGGGCGATGACCACGGTGATTGGCCCGATTCTCGGCCCGATCCTTGGCGGACTCATCAGTGACAATCTATCTTGGCACTGGATTTTCTTTATCAATATTCCTGTGGGTATTTTCTGTGTTTTAGCCGCGATACGTTTATTGTCGGTGGCTGAAACCAAAACTGAAAAACTGCGGATTGATGCGATTGGCTTAGGCCTGTTAGTGCTTTGGATTGGTGCATTGCAATTGATGCTTGATCTGGGGCATGAACGGGACTGGTTTAATAGCAGCAGTATTATCATGCTGGCCTTGATTGCGGTGGTTGGCTTTATCGTGTTTATGATTTGGGAACTGACCGAAAAGCATCCCGTGGTCAATCTGTATGTGTTCCGACATCGGGGCTTCGCCGTATCAGTATTGGCTTTGGCCTTTGGCTTTGGTTCCTTTTTTGGCAGTATTGTACTGATACCGCAGTGGTTACAGATTAATTTGGGTTATACCGCCACATGGGCAGGTTACCTGACAGCCACCATGGGCTTTGGTAGTCTGACCATGTCGCCCATTGTGGCGAAGCTGTCGACCAAATATGACCCACGCGCCTTGGCCAGTTTTGGTTTGGCTCTGCTCGGTGTCGTGACCTTAATGCGTGCCTTCTGGGTGACTGATGCGGACTTTATGGCTTTGGCTTGGCCACAAATATTGCAAGGCTTTGCTGTACCATTCTTCTTTATTCCACTGTCAAATATTGCAATGGGCTCGGTTTTACCACAGGAAATGGCATCGGCAGCAGGTTTGATGAACTTCTTGAGAACCATGGCAGGGGCGATTGGTGCTTCAATTGCAGTCACCATTTGGGATGATCATGCCAAAGTGGCACGTAGTGAAATGGTGAATAACTTACATCCGCAAGAAGTACAAAATACCTTATTGCAGAATGGGTTCTCTTCTGATGCGACACTCGCCACGATTGCGAATCTGGTGGATAAAGAAGCGATTACCATGTCTGCCAATCATGTATTTATGCTGTTGGCGATCGTGTTTGTGTTTGCCAGTGCTCTGATCTGGATGAGTCCAAAACCGAAACCTGTGGCTGGTGGGCCTGCACCACATTAA
- a CDS encoding HlyD family efflux transporter periplasmic adaptor subunit — protein MTDAQANQQDAASDSASDDAMKAKRKKFLGFFALILILAAILYGIWALFFNHSVNTDNAYVGAETAQITSMVSGQVAEVLVKETQQVKQGDVLVRIDERDAKIQLAQAQAELAKAQRQYKQSQANSSSLNSQVVVRNDEITSAQAQVTKAQADYDRAALELNRRNELAASGAISKEELSKAQSAVSTAKASLDLAQAGLAQATSSRKAAESTYAANEALIQGVNEASTPDVLVAKAHVEQAALDLERTVIRAPVDGVIARRNIQIGQRVAPGTVMMSVVPVSALYVDANYKESQLAKVKAGQKVTLRSDLYGDDVVYHGVVQGFSGGTGAAFALIPAQNATGNWIKVVQRLPVRISLDPKELAEHPLRVGLSMQADIDLASK, from the coding sequence ATGACTGACGCTCAAGCCAACCAACAGGATGCTGCTTCAGATTCGGCATCAGATGATGCAATGAAAGCAAAACGTAAAAAATTCCTTGGATTTTTCGCACTCATTCTCATTCTCGCTGCAATTCTGTATGGTATTTGGGCGTTATTCTTTAATCATTCGGTCAATACCGATAATGCTTATGTCGGTGCAGAAACTGCACAAATTACCTCAATGGTCAGTGGGCAAGTGGCTGAGGTCTTGGTGAAAGAGACCCAACAGGTCAAACAAGGCGATGTATTGGTACGTATTGATGAACGTGATGCCAAGATTCAATTGGCACAGGCGCAGGCAGAACTGGCTAAAGCGCAACGCCAATATAAACAAAGCCAAGCCAATAGCAGTTCTTTAAATTCTCAGGTTGTGGTTCGTAATGATGAAATCACTAGTGCACAGGCACAAGTGACCAAAGCACAAGCCGATTATGATCGTGCTGCATTGGAATTGAATCGTCGTAATGAACTGGCTGCATCAGGTGCAATTTCTAAAGAGGAATTAAGCAAGGCACAAAGTGCGGTTTCAACAGCAAAAGCCAGTCTGGATTTGGCACAAGCAGGTTTGGCACAAGCGACCTCAAGCCGTAAAGCGGCTGAAAGTACCTATGCGGCCAATGAAGCCTTGATTCAAGGGGTGAATGAAGCATCTACTCCAGATGTTTTAGTCGCAAAAGCACATGTGGAACAAGCGGCCTTGGATTTAGAACGTACGGTAATTCGTGCGCCTGTTGATGGTGTCATCGCCCGCCGTAATATTCAGATTGGACAACGGGTTGCGCCTGGAACCGTGATGATGTCGGTGGTGCCTGTCTCTGCACTGTATGTCGATGCCAACTACAAAGAAAGCCAATTGGCGAAAGTCAAAGCAGGGCAGAAAGTGACTTTACGCTCTGATTTATATGGTGATGATGTGGTTTATCACGGCGTAGTACAAGGTTTCTCAGGCGGTACAGGTGCAGCATTTGCCTTGATCCCTGCGCAAAATGCCACAGGGAACTGGATTAAAGTGGTACAACGTTTACCTGTGCGTATCAGCCTTGATCCGAAAGAACTTGCAGAACATCCATTGCGTGTAGGGTTGTCGATGCAAGCGGATATTGATCTCGCATCGAAGTAA
- a CDS encoding AraC family transcriptional regulator, with protein MTSLSQNMDLIHHSHQADFAQDLMSMICGEHRLDTLCRETLDFHYDGIRLPHKKMAIGTISYGANVAINIANLKAYSISLPFHGKQTLSIRGAKYQSDAQTGLIVSNQDLQDLVINQDCQKFQVVIPENSLQLVLSELLNQPIEEAIVFNPEISLSMTGLMQAWWHNIENFLQLKSHYADFSGLPMFSEDYENFVIKALLLSQENNYSAALHERCNRAEPAYLRKVKNFIIQHAHEALNAESLHTLAGVSKSKLYEEFQQHYGLSPMAYLRKYRLQQIYKILSNTAKHQKISISKLAYDWGFNHLSRFAQEYKDEFGEKPSETRNKHE; from the coding sequence ATGACATCACTCAGCCAAAATATGGATCTTATCCATCATTCGCATCAGGCCGACTTTGCTCAAGATCTGATGTCAATGATCTGTGGTGAACACCGCTTGGATACCCTATGTCGAGAAACACTCGATTTTCATTATGACGGGATTCGTTTACCGCATAAAAAAATGGCGATCGGAACCATCAGTTATGGCGCCAATGTCGCCATCAATATTGCCAACCTGAAAGCCTATAGCATCAGTCTGCCCTTTCATGGCAAACAAACGCTGAGTATCCGTGGCGCAAAATACCAATCCGATGCACAAACTGGTTTGATTGTCTCCAATCAAGACTTACAGGATTTGGTCATCAATCAGGACTGTCAAAAATTTCAGGTGGTGATTCCCGAAAACAGCCTGCAACTGGTCCTGTCCGAACTGCTGAATCAACCGATTGAAGAAGCCATCGTCTTTAACCCTGAAATTTCACTGTCGATGACTGGCTTGATGCAAGCATGGTGGCACAATATTGAAAATTTCTTGCAGCTTAAATCGCATTATGCCGACTTTTCAGGCCTACCCATGTTTTCCGAAGACTATGAAAATTTTGTGATTAAAGCCCTGCTGTTGTCTCAGGAAAATAATTATTCTGCAGCCTTACATGAACGCTGCAACCGAGCTGAGCCAGCTTATCTACGCAAAGTAAAAAACTTTATCATTCAGCATGCTCATGAAGCCCTCAATGCCGAAAGTTTACACACCTTGGCAGGTGTGTCTAAATCCAAACTCTATGAAGAATTTCAGCAGCATTATGGCCTGAGTCCGATGGCCTATCTACGTAAATATCGCCTACAGCAAATCTATAAAATATTGAGTAATACCGCCAAACATCAAAAAATTTCCATCTCCAAATTGGCTTATGACTGGGGCTTTAATCATCTCAGCCGCTTCGCTCAAGAATATAAGGATGAATTTGGGGAAAAACCAAGTGAAACCCGAAATAAACATGAGTGA
- a CDS encoding MFS transporter: protein MKTVDVNTVINRDSLSPLQWLVFTLGFLVFFCDGLDTGIIGFIAPALLDDWGISKPELAPVLSAALVGMSIGAIISGPLADRFGRKGVIVFTTLLFSVFTILCGFASSTQDLMIYRFITGVGLGAAMPNISTIVSEYMPAKRKAFLTGLAGCGFMLGISCGGLLSAYLLENLGWAKVVILGGIIPLFLVVALLLKLPESVPYLIKREQQAKAQQILAKIQGHTFTDTVKIELPHLDVDRSESPVKTVLGKYLWGSVMLWLCCFMSLLVFYLLTSWMPTILKTAGFSTQQFSLIAAIFPFGGVIGAIIMGWYMDKLNPTQVIKYAYLTAFIMFIVAGFVSSSILLLGISIFLIGALLTGAQSSLLPLAALFYPSQCRAVGVSWMHGIGRIGAIFGAFFGSYIFTYEISLGGIFYLLALPTLIAFIALSLKAMRQNNKAKPVLSTS from the coding sequence ATGAAGACAGTTGATGTTAATACAGTAATCAATCGTGACAGTTTATCGCCGCTGCAATGGCTGGTATTTACACTGGGTTTCTTGGTGTTTTTTTGTGATGGTTTAGATACCGGGATTATTGGTTTTATTGCGCCCGCCTTATTGGATGATTGGGGCATCAGTAAACCCGAATTGGCACCCGTACTCAGTGCAGCACTGGTGGGGATGTCGATCGGTGCAATTATTTCAGGGCCATTGGCAGATCGGTTTGGACGTAAAGGGGTGATTGTGTTTACCACCTTATTATTTTCCGTATTTACCATCTTGTGTGGTTTTGCTTCTTCCACGCAGGACTTGATGATTTACCGCTTTATTACCGGTGTGGGCTTGGGTGCAGCGATGCCAAACATCAGTACCATTGTTTCTGAATATATGCCCGCGAAACGCAAAGCCTTTCTGACTGGTTTGGCGGGATGTGGGTTTATGTTAGGGATTTCCTGTGGTGGTTTGTTGTCTGCCTATTTGTTGGAAAATCTCGGGTGGGCCAAAGTGGTGATTTTGGGTGGTATTATTCCTTTGTTCCTCGTGGTGGCTTTATTACTGAAACTACCTGAATCGGTGCCTTATCTGATCAAACGAGAGCAGCAGGCCAAAGCGCAACAGATTCTGGCAAAGATTCAAGGTCATACATTTACCGACACCGTTAAAATCGAGTTGCCACACCTTGATGTAGATCGCAGTGAAAGTCCTGTTAAAACAGTTTTGGGCAAATATCTGTGGGGTTCAGTGATGTTATGGTTATGCTGTTTTATGAGCCTGTTGGTGTTCTATTTGCTAACCAGCTGGATGCCAACCATTTTAAAAACCGCAGGTTTTAGCACACAACAATTTAGTTTAATTGCCGCGATTTTCCCTTTTGGTGGGGTGATTGGTGCCATCATCATGGGTTGGTATATGGATAAACTGAATCCAACTCAGGTGATTAAATATGCTTACCTGACAGCATTTATCATGTTTATCGTTGCGGGCTTTGTTAGCTCAAGCATTTTGTTACTTGGCATTAGTATTTTCCTGATTGGGGCATTGCTGACAGGGGCGCAATCGTCTCTATTACCTTTGGCCGCATTGTTTTATCCATCACAGTGTCGTGCGGTTGGGGTGTCGTGGATGCATGGCATTGGTCGCATCGGCGCTATCTTTGGGGCGTTCTTTGGTTCTTATATCTTTACTTATGAGATCAGCCTTGGCGGAATTTTCTATCTGCTGGCCTTGCCGACCCTTATTGCTTTCATTGCCCTAAGCTTAAAAGCCATGCGTCAGAACAATAAAGCCAAACCCGTGTTAAGCACCAGTTAA
- the antC gene encoding anthranilate 1,2-dioxygenase electron transfer component AntC, with protein sequence MGHSVALNFADGKTFFISVQEDELLLNAAIRQGINLPLDCREGVCGTCQGQCETGSYEQEYVDEDALSERDLAERKMLACQTRVKSNAAFYFDHSSEMCHAGETLKIASKVTKVELVSETTAILHVDASSYTKQLEFLPGQYARLQIPETEDWRSYSFANRPNPDNQLQFLIRLLPDGVMSNYLRERCQVGQTIMMEAPLGSFYLREVQRPLVFIAGGTGLSAFLGMLDNIAEQADAPAIQLYYGVNQATDLCEQSRLLAYAERMPNFNYQPIVTQSSETWTGKTGYIHQHLNREQLAEQAFDMYLCGPPPMIEAVKSWLDEQALTNYRLYSEKFLQSNSARIALEA encoded by the coding sequence ATGGGACATTCAGTTGCGCTTAATTTTGCCGATGGAAAAACCTTTTTTATTTCAGTTCAAGAGGATGAGTTACTGCTCAATGCTGCAATTCGCCAGGGCATCAACCTACCCTTGGATTGTCGTGAAGGCGTGTGCGGGACCTGTCAGGGCCAATGTGAAACTGGCAGCTATGAACAGGAATATGTGGATGAAGATGCCTTGAGCGAGCGTGATTTGGCTGAGCGTAAAATGCTGGCCTGCCAAACACGAGTCAAATCCAATGCTGCCTTTTATTTTGATCATAGCTCCGAGATGTGCCATGCAGGTGAAACCTTAAAAATTGCCAGCAAAGTGACCAAGGTTGAACTGGTGTCTGAGACTACCGCCATCTTGCATGTCGATGCCAGTTCATATACCAAGCAACTTGAGTTTCTGCCGGGTCAATATGCGCGTTTGCAGATTCCTGAAACAGAGGATTGGCGTTCTTATTCCTTTGCCAATCGGCCTAATCCTGACAATCAACTGCAATTTTTAATTCGTTTATTGCCTGATGGGGTGATGAGTAATTATTTACGTGAACGCTGCCAAGTCGGTCAGACCATCATGATGGAAGCACCTTTGGGTAGTTTCTATTTGCGTGAAGTGCAACGACCTCTGGTGTTTATTGCAGGTGGCACAGGTCTATCCGCTTTTTTAGGCATGCTGGACAATATTGCCGAGCAAGCCGATGCACCTGCGATTCAGTTGTATTACGGCGTCAATCAGGCAACCGACTTATGCGAACAGTCACGTTTACTGGCCTATGCAGAACGAATGCCGAATTTTAACTATCAACCCATCGTCACCCAATCTTCAGAGACTTGGACAGGAAAAACAGGTTATATCCATCAGCATCTGAATCGGGAGCAACTGGCGGAACAAGCCTTTGATATGTATTTATGCGGGCCACCGCCGATGATCGAAGCGGTCAAAAGTTGGCTGGATGAGCAAGCATTAACGAATTACCGTCTCTATAGTGAGAAGTTTTTACAAAGCAATAGTGCACGTATTGCACTCGAGGCTTAA
- the antB gene encoding anthranilate 1,2-dioxygenase small subunit — protein MTAELHFAVSQFLYQKSELCDRYDWDAYLELYDEDSEYHIPQWIDDHRYVEDPNQGLSYIYYADRSGLEDRVFRIRTGKAASATPLPRTQHSIQNVQVKTLPEGLIEAKVGWSTLYNRQGLEGCFYGHATYLLRPTAEGFRIRRQHTILLNDKIDSVLDFYHV, from the coding sequence ATGACTGCTGAATTACATTTTGCTGTTTCACAATTTTTATATCAGAAGTCTGAGTTGTGCGATCGCTATGATTGGGATGCCTATCTGGAACTGTATGATGAAGATAGCGAATATCACATTCCACAATGGATTGATGATCATCGTTATGTCGAAGATCCAAATCAGGGCTTGTCTTATATTTATTATGCAGATCGCTCAGGACTTGAGGATCGCGTGTTTCGTATCCGTACCGGCAAAGCGGCATCAGCCACACCCTTACCACGCACGCAGCACAGTATTCAAAATGTACAGGTCAAAACCCTGCCAGAGGGTTTGATTGAAGCCAAAGTCGGATGGAGCACTTTATATAACCGTCAAGGTCTGGAAGGTTGTTTCTATGGACATGCCACTTATCTGTTAAGACCCACAGCGGAAGGATTCCGTATTCGCCGTCAGCACACGATTTTGCTGAATGACAAAATTGATTCGGTCTTAGATTTTTATCATGTTTAA